One Persicobacter psychrovividus DNA window includes the following coding sequences:
- a CDS encoding DUF2262 domain-containing protein — protein MKKEELIGVWKLNECSDGQNKMFTTQTHLVVKDDILWKVHPETVYYENKPGPDVKYDFEEGNLNSHGKLSLENGYKYLVKKIGDTLYLKLGNIYGHFPKDFEDKGNIEKYQLEIEEVAKVIGILPKKVKEQEFKISGLGTLKFDSNLDWWTGNAKFQDNEITLNIYAYEENKLKPMDDIKGRLKGLEKLSFEQIAANNLLSLFNGSWNGNNPDITQGEFASRVKLEAITFETGGEVSIWLEDGGIFGGHSITISLDGENNVIDVEMMG, from the coding sequence ATGAAGAAAGAAGAATTAATTGGCGTATGGAAATTAAATGAATGTAGTGATGGTCAAAACAAAATGTTTACAACACAAACCCATTTAGTTGTTAAAGATGATATTTTATGGAAAGTTCATCCTGAAACCGTTTATTATGAAAACAAGCCTGGACCCGATGTAAAATATGATTTTGAAGAAGGAAATTTAAATTCTCATGGAAAGCTTAGTTTAGAGAATGGTTATAAATACCTTGTAAAAAAAATTGGGGATACCCTTTATCTAAAACTTGGAAATATTTATGGTCATTTCCCGAAAGACTTTGAGGATAAAGGAAACATAGAGAAGTACCAATTGGAGATAGAGGAAGTTGCTAAAGTTATAGGCATTCTACCTAAAAAAGTAAAAGAACAAGAGTTTAAAATAAGCGGTTTGGGCACTTTAAAATTTGATAGTAACCTGGACTGGTGGACAGGTAATGCTAAATTTCAAGATAATGAGATCACTCTGAATATCTATGCATATGAAGAGAATAAACTTAAGCCTATGGACGATATAAAAGGACGGCTTAAAGGACTTGAAAAACTCTCTTTTGAGCAAATAGCAGCAAACAACTTATTATCATTATTTAATGGCTCATGGAACGGAAATAATCCTGACATTACACAAGGGGAGTTTGCTTCAAGGGTAAAATTAGAGGCCATTACTTTTGAAACAGGTGGAGAGGTATCAATCTGGCTCGAGGATGGGGGAATTTTCGGAGGTCATTCAATAACTATTTCTTTAGATGGTGAAAATAATGTTATTGATGTTGAAATGATGGGTTAA